The genomic region AGGATCTCGGGCAGAGAGAACATGCAAAAGGAGATTTCCTCATAGGAGACCCTGGCACCACTCTCAAACAGACAGGCAAAGGCTGGGGTTGCCCCAGGCACAGGCCCTAGGAAGGCCAGGTCAGAGTAGCCACTGGGGCCCTCATAGATCACCCAGGGCTTTGTCCAACTGTGGGGGTCCAGGGGGGACCGGCTCAGGTAAATGCCCATGTGGAGCCGGGCCCTGCGCCCTGCAGGGTGGGAATACAGCAGCCATGTGGGGCTTCGAGGTGGGGCAGCAGAGGGCAGGGGAGCATTGGGATCCAGGCCCCTGTCCTCACCAAGCCCAGGTTCAGGGCCAGGCTGTCCTGGACCACTCCCCCAGGGCTGTGGGAGGCAGAAGGGCTGAGAAGACACCAAACCCTCCCCAGAGGGCTCCAGGACCCCGGGacagaggggaggagggggaggggggctcCTGGTGCCTGACGCCTGCCCCTCATCCTGAGGCCTTCCGGGGGTTGGGGCAGGGAATCCCACGATGCTGCCCTGACAGCCCCGGGAAGTCTCGGCCAGGGTGGGCACAAGCTCCCCGGGCAGGAAGGATGTGCCCTCGTTGGGGCTGAGTGCCTGCACACGGCTGCCCAGGGGGCTCCGGGCATTGCAGTAGAGGAAGCCTCCGTCCACTGGGGCAAACTGGCATTCGCCAGAGCGCAGGTTGGACACCAGGCCCCCACAGTGCCAGGTGCGGCCGTGGTCATCACTGTAGAAGGCGAAGGCATGGGGGCTGGTCCAGCAGATCTTGCCAAAGCACTCCCGGCGGTCCACCCGATAGGTGTAAGCAGGAACCAGCAGGCGGCCTGAGCGCAGCTGGACCCCGTGGCCTGGCCCCACTGCGAAGGTGGCCCAGCCTGCACAGAGGAAGGCAGAGGTGAGAGGGGATCTGGGTGCCCCTAGAGGGGGTGGCAGTGGGCAGTGCCAACGAGGGGGCAGGAAGAAGTTTGGTCAGTGCCTCAGGTCAGACTGACAGGCCTCAGGGTGTCCTGAGGAGCCCAAGCGATGCTGGGCCAGGTCTTCTCCCCTGGTGCCGGGGTTCTGACCAGGGCTGGCTACGAGGCAAGGGCTG from Callospermophilus lateralis isolate mCalLat2 unplaced genomic scaffold, mCalLat2.hap1 Scaffold_11241, whole genome shotgun sequence harbors:
- the Neu4 gene encoding sialidase-4, whose protein sequence is MGAPHIPGRTVLFQRERTGLTYRVPALLLVPPGPTLLAFAEQRLSPNDSHAHRLVLRRGTLAGGSVQWGTLRVLGTAVLEGHRSMNPCPVLDAASGTVFLFFIAVLGHTPEAVQIATGRNAARLCCVTSCDAGLTWGSARDLTEEAIGAMVQGWATFAVGPGHGVQLRSGRLLVPAYTYRVDRRECFGKICWTSPHAFAFYSDDHGRTWHCGGLVSNLRSGECQFAPVDGGFLYCNARSPLGSRVQALSPNEGTSFLPGELVPTLAETSRGCQGSIVGFPAPTPGRPQDEGQASGTRSPPPPPPLCPGVLEPSGEGLVSSQPFCLPQPWGSGPGQPGPEPGLGEDRGLDPNAPLPSAAPPRSPTWLLYSHPAGRRARLHMGIYLSRSPLDPHSWTKPWVIYEGPSGYSDLAFLGPVPGATPAFACLFESGARVSYEEISFCMFSLPEILENVPVGLEPPPYGDKPWGHCRPS